The Saccharopolyspora gloriosae genome window below encodes:
- the tsaE gene encoding tRNA (adenosine(37)-N6)-threonylcarbamoyltransferase complex ATPase subunit type 1 TsaE, whose amino-acid sequence MSADVASTAELATPEEALDFGRRLGAGLRAGDLVVLDGPLGAGKTVLAKGIAAGMGVTGQVTSPTFVIARVHHPAGDGPALVHVDAYRLGGLEDIDDLDLDTDLTDAVVVVEWGAEVAARLADEYLMIRLHRRTDDVREVVLEPHGDRWHT is encoded by the coding sequence ATGAGCGCGGATGTGGCGTCCACCGCCGAGTTGGCGACTCCGGAGGAGGCGCTGGACTTCGGCCGCCGCCTGGGCGCCGGGTTGCGCGCCGGTGATCTGGTCGTGCTGGACGGTCCGCTGGGCGCGGGCAAGACGGTGCTGGCGAAGGGGATCGCCGCGGGCATGGGCGTGACCGGCCAGGTCACCTCGCCGACGTTCGTGATCGCCAGGGTGCACCACCCGGCTGGGGACGGTCCGGCGCTGGTGCACGTCGACGCGTACCGGCTCGGTGGGCTGGAGGACATCGACGACCTGGACCTGGACACCGATCTCACCGATGCGGTCGTGGTCGTGGAGTGGGGTGCCGAGGTCGCGGCGCGGTTGGCCGACGAGTACTTGATGATCCGGTTGCACCGCCGTACCGACGACGTGCGCGAGGTCGTCCTGGAGCCCCACGGCGACCGCTGGCACACCTGA
- a CDS encoding alpha/beta fold hydrolase, giving the protein MRPVWQALAWSSGVLGAAVTGAAVGVAAHSSRIATQRHDEDDLYAQESLGRLRPDRQSTVAADDGVPLAVQEIKPADGGHADLTVVLVHGYALDSRCWHFQRRDLPLMTDPRVRVVQYDQRSHGRSGHSSRRNSTIEQLGKDLDAVVRATARRGPVVLVGHSMGGMAIMALAEQQPKLFRDRVCAVAFMSTSAGEIGASGLPKPWLSRNNPLTRGLGVLAGLQPELVERVRRTGGQLAWSIVRALSFGDREVSPSLVDLMNKMISATTVEVVTDFLETLGSHDRKAALAGLRHTEVLVLSGDLDRMTPFSHSEVIAGELPEAELVRVEGAGHMAMLEQHELVTGHLVGLVKRAAQRISNGEKKVSGRS; this is encoded by the coding sequence ATGAGACCGGTGTGGCAGGCGCTCGCCTGGTCCAGCGGGGTGCTGGGCGCGGCGGTGACGGGGGCGGCCGTCGGCGTCGCCGCGCACAGCTCGCGGATCGCGACCCAGCGCCACGACGAGGACGACCTGTACGCGCAGGAGAGCCTGGGGCGGTTGCGGCCGGACCGGCAGTCCACGGTGGCCGCCGATGACGGCGTGCCGCTGGCGGTGCAGGAGATCAAGCCAGCCGACGGCGGGCACGCCGATCTCACGGTGGTGCTGGTGCACGGCTACGCGCTGGATTCGCGATGTTGGCACTTCCAGCGCCGCGACCTGCCGCTGATGACGGATCCGCGGGTGCGGGTGGTGCAGTACGACCAGCGCAGCCACGGCCGGTCCGGGCATTCGTCGCGGCGCAACAGCACGATCGAACAGCTCGGCAAGGATCTGGACGCGGTGGTGCGGGCGACCGCTCGGCGCGGTCCGGTGGTGCTGGTGGGGCATTCGATGGGCGGCATGGCGATCATGGCGCTGGCCGAGCAGCAGCCGAAGTTGTTCCGCGACCGGGTGTGCGCGGTCGCGTTCATGAGCACGTCCGCCGGGGAGATCGGCGCGTCCGGCCTGCCGAAGCCGTGGTTGTCCCGGAACAACCCGCTCACCCGTGGCCTGGGTGTGCTGGCGGGCCTGCAGCCGGAGCTGGTGGAGCGGGTGCGCCGCACCGGCGGGCAGTTGGCGTGGAGCATCGTGCGGGCGCTGTCGTTCGGCGATCGCGAGGTCAGCCCGTCGCTGGTGGACCTGATGAACAAGATGATCTCCGCGACGACGGTCGAGGTCGTCACGGACTTCCTGGAGACGCTCGGGTCGCACGATCGCAAGGCCGCGCTCGCCGGGCTGCGCCACACCGAGGTGCTGGTGCTCAGCGGCGATCTGGACCGGATGACGCCGTTCTCGCACTCCGAGGTGATCGCCGGGGAGTTGCCGGAGGCGGAGCTGGTGCGGGTCGAGGGCGCCGGGCACATGGCGATGCTGGAGCAGCACGAGCTGGTCACCGGGCACCTGGTTGGCTTGGTGAAGCGCGCGGCGCAGCGGATCTCGAACGGGGAGAAGAAAGTGAGCGGCCGGTCATGA
- the alr gene encoding alanine racemase produces MTEQPAHRADLRIDVDALRHNVALLAERAQRSGARTMVVVKSDGYGHGAEVVARAALDAGASALGVAAIGEALRLRAAGITAPLLCWLHVPGDDFDAAVAADVELAASSAAELDAIATAAHARSRVAKVHLKIDTGLSRNGCPPELWPALVERAAKAQASGVLEVAAVWSHLACADEPGHPSIDAQAARFQDAYEQARAAGLTPIRHLANSAALLTRPDLHFELVRPGIAAYGLDPVPHAGDHGLVPAMTFRSEVVLTKRVGPGESVSYGHLWTADRECTLALVPVGYADGVPRNLSGRMDVWLAGRRRPVVGRVCMDQLVVCCDDDPVAVGDEVVLFGPGEQGAPTAAEWADKLGTIHYEIVTGMFRPRVTRTPTEVAT; encoded by the coding sequence ATGACTGAGCAGCCCGCGCACCGCGCCGACCTGCGCATTGACGTCGATGCGCTTCGCCACAACGTCGCCTTGCTGGCCGAACGGGCTCAGCGCTCGGGCGCCCGGACGATGGTGGTGGTGAAGTCCGACGGGTACGGCCACGGCGCCGAGGTGGTGGCCCGCGCCGCGCTCGACGCCGGTGCTTCCGCGTTGGGCGTGGCGGCCATCGGGGAGGCCTTGCGGCTGCGGGCCGCGGGCATCACCGCTCCGCTGCTGTGCTGGCTGCACGTCCCGGGTGACGATTTCGACGCGGCCGTCGCGGCCGATGTGGAGCTCGCCGCGTCGTCGGCCGCCGAACTGGACGCGATCGCGACCGCCGCGCACGCGCGGTCCCGGGTCGCCAAGGTGCACCTCAAGATCGACACCGGGTTGAGCCGCAACGGCTGCCCGCCGGAGCTGTGGCCGGCGCTGGTGGAGCGCGCGGCGAAGGCGCAGGCGTCGGGCGTGCTGGAGGTGGCCGCGGTCTGGTCGCACTTGGCGTGCGCGGACGAACCGGGCCACCCGTCGATCGACGCGCAGGCCGCCCGCTTCCAGGACGCCTACGAGCAGGCGCGCGCCGCCGGGCTCACCCCGATCCGGCACCTGGCGAACTCGGCGGCGCTGCTGACCCGCCCCGACCTGCACTTCGAACTGGTCCGGCCGGGCATCGCCGCCTACGGGCTGGACCCGGTGCCGCACGCGGGCGATCACGGGCTGGTCCCGGCCATGACGTTCCGCTCCGAGGTGGTGCTGACCAAGCGCGTCGGCCCCGGCGAGAGCGTCTCCTACGGCCACCTGTGGACGGCCGACCGCGAGTGCACGTTGGCGCTGGTGCCGGTGGGCTACGCCGACGGCGTGCCGCGCAACCTGTCCGGCCGGATGGACGTGTGGCTGGCCGGGCGCCGCAGGCCGGTGGTGGGCCGGGTGTGCATGGATCAGCTGGTGGTGTGCTGCGACGACGATCCGGTCGCGGTGGGCGATGAGGTCGTCCTGTTCGGCCCTGGTGAGCAGGGTGCGCCGACCGCCGCGGAGTGGGCGGACAAGCTGGGCACGATCCACTACGAGATCGTCACCGGCATGTTCCGGCCGCGGGTGACGCGCACCCCTACGGAGGTGGCGACATGA
- a CDS encoding NAD(P)H-hydrate dehydratase, producing the protein MQGVWTPDQIRAAERSVFARTPEPLVMRRAAFAVAAHSARLLAETTGATAGRHVTLLVGAGNNGGDALWAGAELRRRGAGVTAVLLAPDKAHPAGLAALRRAGGRVVEASGPGADTAGIGAAATDAVQRADLVIDGIVGLSARGSLRPVAAELVARVEAPIVAVDLPSGVDPITGAVDGPAVDADLTVTFGGRKPCHVLGAGAVLSGSVVVADIGLGDDLPEPDLHVLEPSDVGAGWPVPGASDDKYSQGVVGVAAGSATYPGAAVLAAGSAVQATSGMVRYAGPAADVVRSRWPEVVATGSVADAGRVQSWAVGPGIGTGASGREVLRHVLESGRPVCADADSITLFAQDPTLWDAREPDAAVVLTPHAGEFERLAGEVGPDRVAAAREVARRDDVVLLLKGNTTVIAAPDGRVLVNPSTHAWPATAGSGDVLTGLIGALLATGMDPWLACGFAAHAHALAAELAALGGAGEEAGAPIGASALLAALPAAIRTLRST; encoded by the coding sequence GTGCAGGGAGTGTGGACGCCGGATCAGATCCGGGCCGCCGAGCGCAGTGTGTTCGCCCGGACCCCGGAGCCGTTGGTGATGCGCCGCGCCGCGTTCGCCGTCGCCGCGCACAGCGCGCGGCTGCTGGCCGAGACGACCGGAGCGACCGCGGGCCGGCACGTGACGTTGCTGGTCGGAGCGGGCAACAACGGTGGGGACGCGCTGTGGGCCGGTGCCGAGCTGCGCCGCCGAGGAGCCGGGGTCACCGCGGTCCTGCTGGCTCCGGACAAGGCGCACCCGGCCGGGCTGGCGGCGTTGCGCCGCGCGGGCGGCCGGGTCGTGGAGGCGTCGGGGCCGGGCGCGGACACCGCCGGCATCGGGGCCGCCGCGACGGACGCGGTGCAGCGCGCGGACCTGGTGATCGACGGCATCGTCGGTCTTTCGGCGCGGGGGAGCCTGCGCCCGGTGGCGGCCGAGCTGGTCGCTCGGGTCGAAGCGCCGATCGTGGCGGTCGACCTGCCCAGCGGCGTCGACCCGATCACCGGGGCGGTGGACGGGCCCGCCGTCGACGCGGACCTGACCGTCACCTTCGGCGGGCGCAAGCCGTGCCACGTGCTGGGAGCGGGCGCGGTGCTGTCGGGCTCGGTCGTGGTGGCCGACATCGGCCTGGGCGATGATCTTCCCGAGCCTGATCTGCACGTGCTGGAGCCGTCGGACGTCGGCGCGGGATGGCCGGTGCCGGGGGCGTCGGACGACAAGTACTCGCAGGGCGTCGTGGGTGTCGCGGCGGGGTCGGCGACGTATCCGGGTGCGGCGGTGCTGGCCGCGGGCTCGGCGGTGCAGGCGACGTCGGGCATGGTCCGCTACGCCGGGCCCGCCGCGGACGTGGTGCGGTCCCGATGGCCGGAGGTGGTGGCGACCGGGTCGGTCGCCGACGCGGGACGGGTGCAGTCCTGGGCGGTCGGGCCGGGCATCGGCACCGGGGCCAGCGGGCGCGAGGTGCTGCGGCACGTGCTGGAGTCGGGGCGCCCGGTGTGCGCGGACGCGGACTCGATCACGTTGTTCGCGCAGGACCCGACGCTGTGGGACGCGCGGGAGCCGGACGCGGCGGTGGTGCTGACACCGCACGCCGGTGAGTTCGAGCGGCTCGCGGGCGAGGTGGGCCCGGACCGGGTCGCCGCGGCGCGGGAGGTGGCGCGGCGCGACGACGTGGTGCTGCTGCTCAAGGGCAACACCACGGTGATCGCCGCTCCGGACGGCCGAGTGCTGGTCAACCCTTCGACGCACGCGTGGCCCGCGACGGCCGGGTCGGGCGACGTGCTCACCGGGTTGATCGGGGCACTGCTGGCCACGGGGATGGACCCGTGGCTGGCCTGCGGTTTCGCCGCGCACGCGCACGCCCTCGCCGCCGAGCTCGCCGCCCTCGGAGGTGCCGGCGAGGAGGCCGGTGCGCCGATCGGGGCTTCAGCCCTGCTCGCGGCGCTCCCGGCGGCGATCCGCACCCTCCGCTCCACCTGA
- the glmS gene encoding glutamine--fructose-6-phosphate transaminase (isomerizing), which produces MCGIVGYVGHRQALDVVLDGLRRLEYRGYDSAGVAMLDGSGGLAVERAAGALSNLEGKLAGQDGSRFTATSGMGHTRWATHGAPTDRNAHPHRDAAGKVAVVHNGIIENFAALRAELETAGVEMASETDTETAAHLVAAAYASGPTAGELTASVCAVARRLEGAFTLLVTHADEPDKIVAARRSSPLVVGVGDGENFLASDVAAFIEHTRDAVELGQDQVVTIDRGGYRVTDFDGAEVQAKPFTVDWDLSAAEKGGHDYFMLKEIEEQPEALENTLRGHFVNGGIVLDEQRMTEQDLRDIDKVFVVACGTAYHSGLLAKYAIEHWCRIPVEVELASEFRYRDPVLGRDTLVVAISQSGETADTLEAVRHARTQRARVLAICNTNGAQIPRESDAVLYTHAGPEIGVAATKTFLAQITANYLVGLALAQARGTKYSDEVAREFEELAAMPQAVRQTLSTVEQVRTLGRELADSKAVLFLGRHVGYPVALEGALKLKELAYMHAEGFAAGELKHGPIALIEDRLPVVVVMPSAKGRALLHSKMLSNIREIQARGARTVVIAEEGDEAVRPFADELIEIPAVATLLQPLVSTVPLQVLAAEIARARGYDVDKPRNLAKSVTVE; this is translated from the coding sequence CGGGCGCGTTGTCGAACCTGGAGGGCAAGCTCGCCGGGCAGGACGGCTCCCGGTTCACGGCGACCAGCGGCATGGGCCACACCAGGTGGGCCACGCACGGCGCGCCGACCGACCGCAACGCGCACCCGCACCGGGACGCCGCGGGCAAGGTCGCGGTCGTGCACAACGGCATCATCGAGAACTTCGCCGCGCTGCGCGCCGAGCTGGAGACCGCCGGTGTCGAGATGGCCAGCGAGACCGACACCGAGACCGCGGCGCACCTGGTGGCCGCGGCCTACGCCTCCGGTCCGACCGCGGGTGAGCTGACCGCGAGCGTGTGCGCCGTGGCGCGTCGCCTGGAAGGCGCGTTCACGCTGCTGGTCACGCACGCCGACGAGCCCGACAAGATCGTCGCCGCGCGCCGGTCCTCGCCGCTGGTGGTGGGCGTCGGCGACGGCGAGAACTTCCTCGCCTCCGACGTCGCGGCGTTCATCGAGCACACCCGCGACGCGGTGGAGCTCGGCCAGGACCAGGTCGTCACCATCGACCGCGGCGGCTACCGGGTCACCGACTTCGACGGCGCCGAGGTGCAGGCGAAGCCGTTCACCGTGGATTGGGACCTCTCGGCCGCCGAGAAGGGCGGCCACGACTACTTCATGCTCAAGGAGATCGAAGAGCAGCCCGAGGCGCTGGAGAACACGCTGCGGGGGCACTTCGTCAACGGCGGCATCGTCCTCGACGAGCAGCGGATGACCGAGCAGGACCTGCGCGACATCGACAAGGTCTTCGTGGTCGCCTGCGGCACCGCCTACCACTCGGGCCTGCTCGCGAAGTACGCCATCGAGCACTGGTGCCGCATCCCCGTCGAGGTGGAGCTGGCCAGCGAGTTCCGCTACCGCGACCCGGTGCTGGGCCGCGACACGCTGGTCGTGGCGATCTCGCAGTCCGGGGAGACCGCGGACACCTTGGAGGCGGTGCGGCACGCGCGCACCCAGCGGGCCAGGGTGCTGGCGATCTGCAACACCAACGGCGCGCAGATCCCGCGCGAGTCGGACGCGGTGCTCTACACGCACGCCGGACCCGAGATCGGGGTGGCGGCGACGAAGACGTTCCTGGCGCAGATCACCGCGAACTACCTGGTGGGCCTCGCCTTGGCGCAGGCGCGCGGCACGAAGTACTCCGACGAGGTGGCGCGCGAGTTCGAGGAGCTCGCCGCGATGCCGCAGGCGGTGCGCCAGACCCTGTCCACCGTGGAGCAGGTGCGCACGCTCGGGCGCGAGCTCGCCGACTCGAAGGCGGTGCTGTTCCTGGGGCGCCACGTGGGCTACCCGGTGGCGCTGGAGGGCGCGCTCAAGCTCAAGGAGCTCGCGTACATGCACGCGGAGGGCTTCGCCGCGGGCGAGCTCAAGCACGGGCCGATCGCGCTGATCGAGGACCGGTTGCCGGTCGTCGTGGTGATGCCGTCGGCGAAGGGCCGGGCGCTGCTGCACTCGAAGATGCTGTCCAACATCCGCGAGATCCAGGCGCGCGGTGCCCGCACCGTCGTCATCGCCGAGGAGGGCGACGAGGCGGTGCGCCCGTTCGCGGACGAGCTGATCGAGATCCCGGCGGTGGCCACGCTCCTGCAGCCGCTGGTGTCGACGGTGCCGCTGCAGGTGCTCGCCGCGGAGATCGCCCGCGCCCGCGGCTACGACGTGGACAAGCCCCGCAACCTGGCCAAATCCGTCACGGTGGAGTGA